The Halomonas sp. KG2 genome contains a region encoding:
- a CDS encoding FliC/FljB family flagellin: MSVINTNITSMIGQSNLSKSQNALTTSMERLSSGLRINSAKDDAAGQAIANRMSSQITGLSQAQRNANDGISISQTAEGALNQVNDNLQRVRELTVQAQNGTNSQEDLNSIQAEIDQRLTEVNRIAEETDFNGTKVLEKDQKISIQVGADDGQTIEVDLKEINAATLGLDSFNVNGAQGTVAAAATANFETAYGDSTSIADSDVNDFGDDLATSLGIATGSVTADTANAYVDENGNWYAQVQVSAATEAESRTLAAQGINIASGSSVTFNVALDPQDADVTTDTTASFTVDGADLTAASLLTGASNNPLEQLDAALSDVDVLRSDLGAIQNRFESAITNLNTNETNLSAARSRIEDADYATEVADMTRAQILQQAGTSVLAQANQIPQNVLSLLG, from the coding sequence ATGTCAGTGATCAATACCAACATTACTTCCATGATTGGCCAGTCCAACCTGTCCAAATCACAAAATGCCCTGACCACGTCTATGGAGCGTCTGAGCTCTGGTCTGCGTATCAACAGCGCTAAAGACGACGCAGCTGGCCAAGCCATCGCCAACCGTATGAGCAGCCAGATTACTGGTTTATCACAGGCTCAGCGTAATGCCAACGACGGTATCTCGATTTCACAAACAGCTGAAGGTGCTCTGAATCAGGTCAATGACAACTTACAGCGTGTTCGTGAACTGACAGTTCAGGCGCAAAACGGAACTAATAGTCAAGAAGATTTAAACTCAATTCAAGCTGAGATAGACCAGCGTTTGACAGAAGTAAATCGTATCGCTGAGGAAACTGACTTCAACGGCACGAAAGTACTGGAAAAAGATCAAAAGATCTCTATTCAGGTTGGTGCTGATGATGGTCAAACCATCGAAGTAGATTTGAAAGAAATTAATGCTGCTACGCTCGGGTTAGATAGTTTTAATGTTAATGGTGCGCAAGGAACTGTAGCTGCAGCAGCAACTGCTAACTTCGAAACTGCTTATGGCGATTCCACTTCAATCGCAGACTCAGATGTTAATGATTTTGGTGACGATTTGGCAACTAGTTTAGGTATTGCTACTGGTTCAGTTACCGCTGATACAGCTAATGCCTATGTCGATGAAAATGGTAACTGGTATGCTCAAGTCCAGGTGAGTGCTGCGACTGAAGCTGAGTCAAGAACGTTGGCGGCTCAAGGTATCAATATTGCTAGTGGCTCATCTGTAACTTTCAATGTTGCGCTTGATCCTCAAGATGCCGACGTTACAACAGACACTACAGCAAGCTTTACTGTAGATGGGGCTGACCTAACCGCAGCCAGCCTTTTGACTGGAGCTAGTAATAACCCCTTGGAGCAGCTTGATGCTGCTTTGTCAGATGTTGATGTATTGAGGTCTGACCTTGGTGCTATTCAAAACCGCTTTGAATCTGCTATTACTAATTTGAATACGAATGAAACAAATCTTTCAGCTGCGCGTTCGCGTATCGAAGATGCTGATTATGCGACTGAAGTTGCTGATATGACTCGTGCTCAAATTCTTCAGCAGGCTGGAACCTCGGTATTAGCGCAGGCTAACCAAATCCCTCAGAACGTTCTCTCACTGTTAGGCTAA
- a CDS encoding IS3 family transposase: MESRLSRRSWSARRAGKSSAETAQRRPKDHQAAQSGSTAQRQGAGRNNVVAGAFKKARSLVRRGSGQRRGRLTPLKERARLIALFDEAVMGGASRYQAAAVIGISERTLKRWRSERGAIVEDQRPHAGQHRQPHQLTHEEEQAILNTCHRPEYQSLPPSQIVPLLADEGVYLASESSFYRVLKKHHQQHHRGRMKPRRSVPEPTSFTATGPNQVWSWDISYCASVVRGQHWYLYLIMDIYSRKIIAWEVHDTESGELAKQLLERALLREGCWHQPPVLHSDNGAPMTSYTLKARLTELGMLMSYSRPRVSNDNPYSEALFRTVKYCPAWPTKGFASLGAVREWMLAFERAYNEQHLHSGIQYVTPADRHRGVDQERLERRNAVYQRAKQRHPQRWSGHTRNWEVTGPVSLNPGKMHEIERNQQAA; the protein is encoded by the coding sequence ATGGAAAGCCGCTTGTCTCGAAGGAGCTGGTCGGCAAGAAGAGCAGGCAAAAGCAGCGCAGAAACAGCGCAAAGAAGACCGAAAGACCATCAAGCAGCTCAAAGCGGAAGTACGGCGCAAAGACAAGGTGCTGGCAGAAACAACGTCGTTGCTGGTGCTTTCAAAAAAGCTCGAAGCCTTGTACGGCGAGGATCCGGACAGCGGCGAGGACGACTAACGCCTCTAAAGGAACGTGCAAGGCTCATCGCGCTATTTGACGAAGCGGTTATGGGTGGCGCGTCCCGTTATCAAGCGGCTGCCGTGATCGGCATAAGCGAACGCACACTGAAGCGGTGGCGATCTGAGCGCGGCGCTATTGTCGAGGATCAGCGTCCACATGCAGGGCAACACAGGCAGCCGCATCAGCTGACGCATGAGGAAGAGCAAGCCATTTTGAACACGTGCCATCGCCCCGAGTATCAGAGCTTGCCGCCGTCTCAAATCGTTCCTTTATTGGCCGACGAAGGCGTCTATCTGGCCTCCGAATCGTCGTTTTATCGGGTCTTGAAAAAGCATCATCAGCAGCACCATCGTGGCCGTATGAAACCACGTCGTTCAGTCCCCGAGCCGACTAGCTTTACGGCTACAGGGCCAAACCAGGTCTGGAGCTGGGACATCAGTTATTGTGCCTCCGTTGTGCGAGGTCAGCACTGGTATCTTTACCTGATCATGGATATCTACAGCCGCAAAATCATTGCTTGGGAAGTCCACGACACGGAATCGGGCGAGTTGGCTAAACAGCTTTTGGAACGTGCCTTGCTGCGAGAAGGTTGCTGGCATCAGCCGCCAGTACTGCACTCTGATAACGGAGCACCGATGACCTCCTATACGCTCAAAGCGAGGCTAACAGAGCTGGGCATGTTGATGTCTTACAGTCGGCCGAGAGTAAGCAATGATAACCCTTACTCGGAAGCGCTGTTCCGTACCGTCAAATACTGTCCAGCGTGGCCCACCAAGGGCTTCGCATCGCTGGGCGCGGTACGAGAATGGATGCTAGCGTTCGAGCGGGCTTACAACGAACAGCACCTGCACAGTGGCATCCAGTATGTCACGCCAGCGGACCGTCATCGCGGCGTAGACCAAGAGCGCCTGGAACGCCGGAACGCGGTATACCAACGTGCGAAGCAGCGACATCCGCAACGCTGGTCGGGCCACACTCGAAACTGGGAAGTCACCGGCCCAGTCTCGCTTAACCCGGGAAAAATGCACGAAATCGAGCGTAATCAACAGGCTGCTTAA
- a CDS encoding FkbM family methyltransferase, producing the protein MDNWVENHRGLESLDWLILDHLSDSTAILENGEKALKDTLIIQVRIAFQPTHQRQSNLAEVQHWMSRHGFRFYRFNNEQHRSHLPESVPDKQRQATELTSADAVFLPSHERMANLSNNQRIKLAFLLHTIYGIRDMSYELLVGVDKEEAEEYLISEGMVKALVNEFDNDNVVTPKQASELPVVNQAVADNISQDIDALLKRHIELQSDNTTQDAASSNVASQSSEFEKPRTKNKSTSLWELDEPISVVDVGANPIDGTPPYAEMLKQGLVTLVGFEPQKEALQKLQTMKGANETYLPHAVGTGEHAKLYICQASGMTSTLKPNTLVLNHFQGYPIWGKVKSIEEIETVRLDDIDQIEKIDWLKIDIQGGELNVFRNGEKKLKDTLVIQTEVNFIQLYENQPLFAEIDQWMRAHGFMLHTLLEQRKRIYAPMKINGGIHQGINQLTTADAVYVRDINALQETSVEQRKKLAIILSKAYGSFDLAYRLLMNEEGCSEKSFFNKVVGKKINAISVD; encoded by the coding sequence TTGGACAACTGGGTTGAAAATCACCGAGGGCTTGAAAGCTTGGATTGGTTAATTCTTGATCATCTAAGCGATTCCACTGCAATTCTTGAAAATGGCGAAAAAGCCCTTAAGGATACGCTTATTATTCAAGTGCGTATTGCCTTTCAGCCGACGCACCAACGCCAATCTAACCTCGCGGAAGTGCAGCATTGGATGAGTCGCCACGGCTTCCGTTTCTACCGCTTTAACAATGAGCAACACCGCAGCCATCTGCCAGAAAGCGTACCTGACAAGCAGCGCCAAGCCACTGAACTAACAAGTGCTGATGCGGTTTTCCTGCCCAGCCATGAACGTATGGCTAACTTAAGTAATAATCAGCGCATCAAGCTTGCTTTTCTGTTACATACTATTTACGGCATCCGCGATATGAGTTACGAACTCTTGGTCGGTGTAGATAAAGAAGAGGCGGAAGAGTATTTAATTTCAGAAGGAATGGTGAAAGCCCTGGTAAATGAGTTTGATAATGATAACGTGGTAACGCCTAAGCAAGCATCTGAGTTGCCCGTAGTTAATCAAGCAGTAGCAGACAATATTTCTCAAGATATTGACGCATTATTAAAGCGTCATATTGAATTACAGAGCGATAATACTACCCAAGATGCGGCTAGTAGTAATGTTGCATCTCAGTCCTCCGAGTTTGAAAAGCCACGTACAAAGAATAAGTCTACAAGCTTGTGGGAACTCGACGAGCCAATCAGCGTGGTAGATGTTGGTGCCAATCCTATCGATGGGACGCCTCCTTATGCAGAAATGCTCAAACAGGGGCTAGTAACGTTGGTTGGTTTCGAGCCACAGAAAGAAGCATTGCAAAAATTGCAAACTATGAAAGGGGCTAATGAGACATATTTACCACATGCTGTCGGTACTGGCGAGCATGCCAAGCTTTACATTTGTCAAGCCTCGGGCATGACCTCAACGTTAAAGCCGAACACCCTTGTGCTTAACCACTTTCAAGGGTATCCGATCTGGGGCAAAGTGAAGTCGATCGAGGAAATTGAGACCGTACGATTAGATGATATTGACCAAATAGAAAAAATAGACTGGTTGAAAATTGATATCCAAGGCGGTGAGCTTAACGTTTTCAGAAACGGCGAAAAAAAGCTGAAAGATACCTTGGTGATTCAGACAGAGGTTAACTTTATTCAGCTCTATGAAAATCAACCGCTCTTTGCTGAGATTGATCAATGGATGAGGGCGCATGGATTTATGCTGCATACGCTTTTGGAGCAAAGAAAACGAATTTACGCACCGATGAAAATCAATGGCGGGATTCATCAGGGTATAAATCAGCTAACTACTGCTGACGCAGTATATGTCAGAGATATTAATGCTTTGCAGGAGACTTCTGTAGAGCAGCGTAAAAAATTGGCGATTATTTTGAGCAAAGCATACGGAAGCTTCGATTTAGCTTACCGCTTATTGATGAATGAAGAGGGTTGTAGTGAAAAGAGCTTTTTCAATAAAGTTGTCGGAAAAAAAATTAACGCTATTTCAGTGGATTAA
- a CDS encoding tetratricopeptide repeat protein, translated as MKKSQVHSANKQLKNVEKMARKNPNNASYRLKLGVLLTDQRLFESAKKELEEAIELKEDNYEAYSVLGKVLYNLGDYVGAINKLQKSLEIKPGFHKSEHYLSYLLYKSNNPKEALCHIEEACRQQPRHAGYLITYGNILEALHRYEEAVEKLSASLAIEPDKYYAWNNLGNLFKQLGKMEDSLYYYDQAFKVNPKSDVSFSNKITALHYIPNISLDKIVEECKVWDDYFSSERFECPKISETEKDRKLRIGMISDGFRRHPVGYMITSTIEELKKYNFELFFYTTNYDSDSITERLKKTAKKWQVISQLGIEQTANLIKSDKVDILIDLAGHNSGNRMMAIAKKPSPIVVKWVGGLINTTGVKAIDYLISDSVETPCLVDDYYTEKLIRMPDDYICYDPPVYAPNIASLPALGNGYITFGCFNNPTKINSEIVACWSKILLAIPNSRFFLKGMQFSSESLQIRVQTLFEGNGVDKERIIIEGPSAHQQLLESYNKVDIALDPWPYSGGLTTCEALLMGVPVISLPGPTFAGRHSATHLVNVGMPELVVNNWREYHERVIELASDLDSLSAIRSQLRDVLLQSPVCDAPRFANHFTLAMRAIWQRHCEGKQPAALTFGKTGQAQFVDEETPVDIVYAESMDSEAAVFNWSLSSKIIALDNGSKLVVDKGIDTLRQLNSFGIVTFDPASQVTNPERFEGSNDVQVFTHAVLGDGNQATLYSCLDPTMSSILEPLPIGEQHGVSPAGTKVLAKLPINTIALDAIEGPPLSA; from the coding sequence ATGAAAAAATCTCAGGTGCATAGCGCTAATAAGCAGCTGAAAAATGTTGAAAAAATGGCTAGAAAAAATCCAAATAATGCTAGTTATAGACTGAAACTTGGTGTTTTACTCACGGACCAAAGATTGTTTGAAAGTGCGAAAAAAGAGCTTGAAGAAGCAATTGAGTTAAAAGAAGATAATTATGAGGCCTATTCTGTATTGGGTAAGGTGTTATACAACTTAGGCGACTATGTTGGGGCAATAAATAAATTACAAAAATCGCTAGAGATAAAGCCTGGTTTTCATAAATCAGAACATTACCTTTCTTATCTTCTTTATAAAAGTAATAATCCGAAAGAAGCTCTGTGTCATATTGAAGAAGCATGTAGGCAACAGCCACGTCATGCAGGTTATCTGATAACCTATGGTAATATTTTAGAAGCATTACACCGCTACGAAGAGGCTGTAGAGAAGTTAAGTGCTTCCTTAGCTATCGAGCCTGACAAATATTATGCCTGGAATAATTTGGGAAATCTTTTTAAGCAGCTAGGTAAAATGGAAGATTCACTATACTATTATGATCAAGCATTTAAGGTGAATCCGAAGTCGGATGTTTCTTTTTCAAATAAAATAACGGCACTTCACTATATTCCTAATATCTCTCTCGATAAAATTGTAGAAGAGTGCAAAGTTTGGGATGATTATTTCAGTAGTGAAAGATTTGAGTGCCCAAAAATTAGTGAAACTGAAAAAGATAGAAAATTAAGAATTGGTATGATATCTGACGGTTTTCGTCGACATCCCGTTGGATACATGATCACATCTACCATTGAAGAGTTAAAAAAATATAATTTTGAGCTTTTCTTTTATACGACAAACTACGACTCTGATTCGATAACAGAGCGACTAAAAAAAACAGCGAAAAAATGGCAAGTGATATCACAGTTAGGTATAGAGCAAACAGCAAATTTGATTAAAAGTGATAAAGTTGATATTTTGATTGACTTGGCTGGACATAATTCTGGGAATCGCATGATGGCGATTGCTAAAAAACCATCTCCTATTGTAGTGAAGTGGGTTGGTGGTTTGATTAATACAACAGGTGTTAAAGCTATTGATTATTTGATTAGTGATTCAGTTGAAACCCCTTGCTTGGTTGATGACTACTATACAGAAAAACTTATTCGAATGCCTGATGATTACATTTGTTATGATCCACCAGTTTATGCGCCTAATATTGCATCATTACCTGCTTTAGGAAATGGGTATATAACATTTGGGTGTTTTAATAATCCAACGAAGATAAACTCAGAAATAGTGGCTTGTTGGTCTAAAATACTGCTAGCGATTCCAAATTCGCGCTTTTTTTTAAAAGGAATGCAGTTTAGTAGCGAAAGCTTACAAATTCGTGTGCAAACACTTTTTGAAGGAAATGGTGTAGATAAGGAAAGGATTATAATTGAAGGGCCTTCTGCCCATCAACAATTATTGGAAAGCTATAACAAAGTAGATATTGCTTTAGATCCATGGCCTTACTCAGGTGGGTTAACTACTTGTGAAGCGTTACTGATGGGAGTGCCAGTTATTAGCTTGCCTGGGCCAACCTTTGCTGGACGGCACTCGGCAACTCATCTAGTCAATGTTGGCATGCCTGAGTTAGTCGTTAATAATTGGCGTGAGTATCACGAACGTGTCATTGAGCTTGCCAGCGACTTAGATAGCCTGAGTGCTATTCGTTCCCAGCTGCGGGATGTACTGCTACAGTCACCAGTTTGTGACGCCCCGCGTTTTGCCAATCACTTTACCTTGGCGATGCGTGCCATTTGGCAACGCCATTGTGAAGGAAAGCAGCCTGCCGCTTTAACGTTCGGTAAAACTGGGCAGGCACAGTTTGTGGATGAAGAAACACCTGTTGATATTGTCTATGCAGAAAGTATGGACTCTGAGGCGGCTGTGTTTAACTGGTCGCTATCTAGCAAGATTATAGCGCTGGATAATGGTTCAAAATTAGTTGTTGATAAAGGCATTGATACCCTTAGGCAACTAAATTCATTTGGCATAGTGACCTTCGATCCAGCAAGCCAAGTAACAAATCCCGAGCGGTTTGAAGGCAGCAATGATGTGCAAGTTTTTACCCATGCTGTTTTAGGCGATGGCAATCAAGCAACGCTTTATTCGTGCTTAGATCCAACAATGAGCAGCATCTTGGAACCGCTGCCCATCGGAGAGCAACACGGTGTTAGCCCGGCGGGTACTAAGGTGCTTGCCAAGCTGCCGATCAATACTATTGCGTTAGATGCCATCGAAGGGCCCCCTCTGTCAGCCTAG